Proteins from a genomic interval of Dunckerocampus dactyliophorus isolate RoL2022-P2 chromosome 5, RoL_Ddac_1.1, whole genome shotgun sequence:
- the LOC129181369 gene encoding leucine-rich repeat-containing protein 17-like — protein sequence MRVSSSLVYASLLLLLLPSAEMKRAGKGRGLRGARHKLARDRVRGAGRHSRSDSPRPANCSESSGSGGVFVDCQDRRLTSIPTPQTWSKAPKFLLLARNRIKVLRNEAFSGYESLTSLDLQQNHISLVEEEAFQGLTRLTTLLLQHNRLTSLSEEALIPMPNLRYLRLYDNPWNCRCPLDSLIQTLQVPSNRHLGNHARCAEPIWLKGKKLKRVDPELLCKESDPTGRPQGDQTDPANPGEPSPFQSKPDATTSCHTYYFPQVRMDCSNRGLTEVPAGIPDDVVHIDLSHNSIRHLKAKNFQGAKSLKTLNISHNNMEHIDTASLVGLLHLQELDLSGNSLHFIQYGVLEDLYFLSKLKLGGNPWVCDYSIHYMVYWLRLHPGVKHTGLLCRSPPEHTGESVEEYVRSYHRECPRNKQESQRDEAQEDALLWSTSLEVQGELEEEVEPSHLRRPQKYQIIRLS from the exons ATGCGTGTGAGCTCCTCTTTAGTCTATGCCTCCttgctcctgctgctgctcccATCCGCGGAGATGAAAAGAGCGGGAAAGGGACGCGGACTCAGAGGAGCAAGACACAAGCTGGCACGGGACAG GGTGAGAGGTGCTGGCCGTCACAGCAGATCCGATTCCCCTAGACCAGCCAACTGCTCAGAATCATCAGGGTCCGGAGGTGTCTTTGTGGACTGCCAGGACCGACGCCTCACTTCCATCCCCACCCCACAGACCTGGTCCAAAGCACCCAAGTTCCTGCTCCTAGCCCGTAACAGAATCAAAGTCCTTCGCAATGAGGCTTTTTCTGGCTACGAGAGTCTGACCAGTCTGGACTTGCAACAGAATCACATCTcattggtggaggaggaggcctTCCAGGGTCTGACTCGACTTACAACGCTGCTGCTGCAACATAACCGCTTGACTTCACTTAGCGAGGAAGCCCTCATACCCATGCCAAACCTACGCTACCTGCGCTTGTATGATAATCCGTGGAATTGTCGCTGTCCGTTGGACAGTCTCATACAGACCCTTCAGGTCCCAAGCAACCGCCATCTCGGGAATCATGCCAG gtgcgCAGAGCCCATCTGGCTTAAAGGGAAGAAGCTGAAGCGGGTTGACCCCGAGTTGCTGTGCAAGGAATCAGATCCAACGGGCCGGCCGCAGGGCGACCAGACTGATCCCGCAAACCCCGGCGAGCCCAGTCCATTTCAAAGCAAACCAGACGCCACCACATCCTGCCACACTTACTACTTCCCTCAAGTACGCATGGACTGCAGTAACAGAG GCCTAACGGAGGTGCCTGCTGGCATTCCTGACGATGTAGTCCACATCGACCTGTCCCACAACTCCATCCGTCACCTCAAAGCCAAAAATTTCCAAGGAGCAAAGAGTCTGAAAACCTTGAATATCAGCCATAACAACATGGAGCACATTGACACAG CGTCCCTGGTCGGGCTCTTACACCTTCAAGAGTTGGACCTGTCTGGAAACAGCCTGCATTTCATCCAGTACGGGGTTCTAGAAGACCTCTACTTCCTGTCAAAACTGAAGCTAGGGGGAAACCCGTGGGTGTGTGACTACAG CATCCACTACATGGTGTATTGGCTGCGTCTGCACCCTGGGGTGAAGCACACGGGCCTGCTGTGTCGCTCCCCTCCCGAACACACTGGCGAGAGCGTGGAGGAATACGTGCGCTCCTACCACAGAGAATGTCCCAGAAACAAGCAAGAGAGTCAGCGGGACGAAGCCCAAGAGGACGCTCTGCTCTGGAGCACGTCCCTGGAAGTGCAGGGAGAGctggaggaggaagtggagcCCAGCCACTTGAGGCGGCCCCAGAAGTATCAGATTATTAGACTGTCTTGA